A region of Bacillota bacterium DNA encodes the following proteins:
- the pilO gene encoding type 4a pilus biogenesis protein PilO, with protein MMKNRDYAILMLVVLLVLLAAFFLAFRIKSLQATLSEIENEKAAIEKLYEKALYFQDIKSREAELLSTVEMYKRMVPGEPDKNGITITMYQLAENNGINLNKIQFGQEIKGQRLIKVPVTINLDGNYVDIINFLKGIRQLERIYRLININLSRAEQSSDRIYADILLNAYYKR; from the coding sequence ATGATGAAAAACAGGGATTATGCCATATTAATGTTGGTGGTACTGCTAGTATTACTGGCTGCCTTTTTCTTGGCATTCAGGATAAAAAGTTTACAAGCCACTTTAAGTGAGATAGAAAATGAAAAAGCTGCTATTGAAAAATTATATGAAAAAGCATTATACTTTCAGGATATAAAGAGCAGAGAGGCTGAGCTTTTAAGTACGGTTGAAATGTATAAAAGGATGGTGCCGGGCGAACCTGATAAGAACGGGATAACTATAACGATGTACCAACTAGCTGAAAATAATGGCATTAATTTAAATAAAATACAATTCGGGCAGGAAATCAAGGGACAAAGGTTGATTAAAGTCCCTGTTACTATAAATTTAGATGGAAATTATGTTGATATTATAAATTTTCTTAAAGGTATAAGGCAACTTGAAAGGATATATAGACTTATAAACATTAATTTGAGTAGGGCTGAGCAGTCAAGTGACAGGATTTACGCAGATATTTTGTTAAATGCTTATTATAAAAGATAA
- the tadA gene encoding Flp pilus assembly complex ATPase component TadA produces MENVSGRSLIGEKLVETGIITREQLNEALMKHEIKKLRGEKGLIGQTLVELGYCTEEDIAKVVAKQTGIKFLEISNYNIDMSAANLISPEVALKYSAIPIGFEKGKLLVAMKNPGDIIAIDDLRIITGYNIEPVIISDRELDTVIKRFANISTNVETDVEEESEEDTTGNMENNEQPAVQLANQIINQAVKAGASDVHIEPQEKRMRVRFRIDGVLHEMLQQPLSIHPSLASRIKIMANMDIAERRIPQDGRISLKVEGDIIDVRVASMPSAYGEKITMRLLNRNDRFITLKELGFSEKQLKRFMEVLELPYGFILITGPTGSGKSTTMYAALAKLNRQDKNIITLEDPVERRLDGLTQVQVNVKAGMTFASGLRSIVRNDPDIIMVGEIRDHETARIAVESALTGHLVLSTMHTNDAAGAVTRLADMGIEPYLTASSLIGVVGQRLARLLCKECKQPYKVTREELVNSVPDFPFEGNEREIELYKAKGCVYCNGTGYKGRTGVYEFLRITENIQKLILMKASSAEIRQNGVREGMLTMRQDGLLKVKAGITTVEELLRVVV; encoded by the coding sequence ATGGAAAATGTATCCGGGAGGAGCCTTATAGGGGAAAAGCTGGTTGAAACAGGAATAATAACCAGGGAACAGTTAAATGAGGCCTTGATGAAGCATGAGATAAAAAAACTAAGGGGAGAAAAGGGGTTAATAGGGCAGACACTTGTAGAACTTGGGTATTGTACTGAAGAAGACATAGCTAAAGTTGTGGCAAAACAAACAGGCATAAAGTTCCTGGAAATAAGCAACTATAATATTGATATGTCGGCAGCCAACCTTATATCTCCTGAAGTTGCCTTAAAGTATAGTGCAATCCCTATTGGCTTTGAAAAAGGAAAACTCCTGGTGGCGATGAAAAATCCCGGTGACATTATAGCGATAGATGATTTACGAATAATAACAGGGTATAACATTGAACCTGTTATAATCAGTGACAGAGAACTTGATACGGTTATAAAAAGGTTTGCCAATATAAGCACAAATGTAGAAACAGACGTTGAAGAAGAATCTGAAGAAGATACAACCGGGAATATGGAAAATAACGAGCAACCTGCAGTCCAGCTTGCAAACCAAATTATTAACCAGGCCGTAAAAGCAGGCGCCAGCGATGTACACATTGAACCCCAGGAAAAGCGTATGAGAGTAAGGTTCAGGATAGACGGGGTCTTACATGAAATGCTACAACAGCCCCTTAGCATACATCCTTCCCTTGCTTCAAGGATAAAGATTATGGCTAACATGGACATTGCAGAACGGCGTATTCCCCAGGATGGGCGTATATCTTTAAAGGTCGAGGGAGATATAATTGATGTGCGTGTAGCATCAATGCCGTCCGCTTACGGAGAAAAGATAACAATGAGGCTTTTAAACCGCAATGACAGGTTTATTACTTTAAAGGAGCTTGGATTTTCGGAAAAGCAGTTAAAAAGATTTATGGAGGTGCTGGAACTTCCGTACGGCTTTATACTGATAACTGGACCTACAGGAAGCGGAAAAAGTACCACCATGTATGCGGCTTTAGCCAAACTTAACCGTCAGGATAAAAATATAATAACATTGGAAGACCCTGTTGAAAGAAGATTGGATGGGTTAACGCAGGTACAAGTAAATGTTAAAGCAGGGATGACTTTTGCGAGCGGGCTTCGCTCAATAGTCAGAAATGATCCGGATATTATAATGGTTGGAGAGATAAGGGACCACGAGACGGCGCGAATTGCAGTTGAATCGGCTTTAACTGGGCATCTTGTACTTTCTACCATGCATACAAATGATGCTGCCGGTGCCGTGACACGACTTGCCGATATGGGAATTGAGCCGTACCTTACTGCATCGTCCTTAATTGGTGTTGTTGGGCAGAGATTAGCGCGTTTGCTTTGTAAAGAATGCAAGCAGCCCTATAAAGTAACCAGGGAAGAACTGGTTAATTCGGTGCCTGATTTTCCTTTTGAAGGGAACGAGCGGGAAATAGAGCTTTATAAGGCAAAAGGATGTGTATACTGTAACGGAACAGGTTACAAAGGTCGCACAGGAGTATATGAATTTTTAAGAATTACCGAAAACATACAAAAGTTGATTTTAATGAAAGCTTCTTCAGCTGAGATACGACAGAACGGAGTACGGGAAGGCATGTTGACAATGAGGCAGGACGGGCTTTTAAAAGTAAAAGCGGGTATAACAACTGTAGAAGAGCTACTCCGTGTAGTGGTTTAA
- a CDS encoding prepilin-type N-terminal cleavage/methylation domain-containing protein produces the protein MNEKEKCSMTVQDEKGFTLVETIIAIAIITIIAAMFSNFLAVALKARTLSRERLQLLAYATSKLDEITAIQNYWQNIEGLQGWLINDGFSDAGNGVFIKEQTDINNINYNFEISIDENTGIDGIFQLNFSIESGSGNRLFFVLRLREVE, from the coding sequence ATGAATGAAAAGGAAAAATGTTCCATGACTGTCCAGGATGAAAAGGGGTTTACCTTAGTTGAAACAATAATTGCAATAGCAATAATAACGATAATTGCGGCAATGTTTTCTAACTTTCTTGCTGTTGCGCTTAAAGCCAGGACTTTAAGCAGGGAAAGGCTTCAGCTTCTTGCATATGCCACAAGCAAACTTGACGAAATTACGGCTATACAAAATTATTGGCAGAATATTGAAGGATTACAGGGATGGCTTATTAACGACGGGTTTAGTGATGCAGGAAACGGCGTTTTTATAAAAGAACAAACTGATATAAACAATATAAATTATAATTTTGAGATTTCTATTGATGAAAATACAGGTATAGATGGAATTTTTCAATTGAATTTTTCTATAGAATCAGGTAGCGGCAACCGCCTTTTTTTTGTACTGCGCCTCAGGGAGGTGGAATAG